ACGACCAGTCCTGGTATGTCGTGCGCCATACCCCCGGAGTGACGGGATTCGTCGGCTCCGGCAACCACCCCATTCCCCTGACCGAAAAAGAGGTAAGGGACATAATGGGCAAGGTGGGCAAGGATCAGGTCAAGCCCAAGATTGAGATAAACTTGCGACCCGGCGATGTGGTCAGAGTGAAGTCCGGCCCGTTCGAGGGCCAGGCGGGCCCTGTCGTGGAGATATTCCCGGAGAAGGGGAAGGTCAAATTCTCCGTCACCGTCTTCGGTCGCGAGACCTCTGTGGAAACCGACTATACAGAGCTGGAGAAGCTCTGACCCATAGATAATTGAAAAGCCTCGGGTTATGACAAGGAGCGGGTTCTGTCCTGACTCGTGCGCATTGTCGTGCGCGGGCCGCTTTTCGGCTATGAGAGGAGAAATAACAGAATGGCAAAAAAGGTAATAGGGGAGATCAAACTGCAGTTGCCTGCAGGCAAGGCGACGCCTGCGCCGCCTATTGGCCCGGCGCTGGGCCAGCACGGCGTCAATATCATGGAGTTCGTAAAACAGTTCAACGCAAAGACCGCCGACCAGGTCGGACTCATAATTCCGGCCGTGATCACAGTCTACGCGGACAGGAGCTTCACTTTCATTCTTAAGACCCCGCCGGCCAGCGTGCTGCTTAAAAAGGCCGCAGGGCTCGAGTTAGGCTCAAGCGAGCCGAATAAGACCAAGGTCGGCTCAGTTCCCAGGGCCAAGGTGAAGGAGATAGCAGAGATCAAAAAGGTCGACCTCAACTCCTACGATGTCGATGCGGCCATGAGGATGATCGAGGGGACGGCTCGCTCCATGGGGATAGAGATAGTCGACTAGTTGCTGCACTTCAACCGGATTTTACGTGGGAGGCCGTGCCGGGCCGTATGACCACAGGGAGGGAATAAAATGGCAAAGCTATGCAAGAGACTGACAGAGGCGCACAATAAGATTGAGAAGGGCAGACAGTACACCCTCAAGGAGGGGATATCCCTCTTCAAGGAGACCGCTACCGCGAAGTTCGACGAGACAATGGAGATTCACATCCGACTCGGCGTGGATCCCAGACATGCGGACCAGCAAGTCCGCAGCACAGTGGTGCTTCCCCACGGTACCGGCAAGACCAAGAGAGTCCTGGTCCTTGCCATGGGGGAGAAGATAAGGGAGGCGGAGGATGCGGGGGCGGACTTCGTCGGGGGAGAAGACATGGTCGCGAAGATAACGGGCGGCTGGCTTGACTTCGACGCGGTCATAGCTACTCCCGACATGATGAAGTCCGTGGGACGCCTTGGCAAGGTGCTTGGCCCCAGGGGACTGATGCCGAGCGCCAAGACCGGCAGCGTGACCTTCGACATCGCGGACGCGGTGAAGGAGATCAAGGCCGGAAAGGTAGAGTTCCGCGTGGACAAGTCCGCGATTATTCACAACGCGATAGGGAAAAAGAGCTTCAATGACGAGCAGCTGTTCGACAATCTCAAGACCATCCTTCAGGCGGTCCTTAAGGCAAGGCCGGCCTCGGTGAAGGGCGCCTATGTGAGGAGCATAACGCTGGCTTCGTCCATGGGCCCCGGCATCAAGATCGACGTGGCCGCGGCTCAGAAGGAGATAGCCGGCCTGGACTAGAGAATCCCGGCCAATCTAACATAATAACGCCTAAAACTTAAGACAGCGGGTTCCCACTGGGGAAGAATGGCGCCGCCGCCCGCCGAGGTTTAAGGAGATTGCAAGCGATGCTTCGTGTCGCTTCGATACCTGAACCCGAGCCTGGCGCCCGGGTTTTATTTTTTGCACAAGGAGGTGAGTACATGCCGTCAAAACAGAAATTTGAAATGGTGGACGATTTCAAAGAACGCCTTTCGCGCGCCCAAGCAGTCTTCGTCTGCGAGTTCAGGGGTATGAACGTTGCGCAGATAACAAAGCTCCGTTCCGATGTCCGCGCAGCGGGGGGAGAGATGAGGGTGGCGAAGAACACCCTGGTCCGAATCGCAATGGAGGAGCAGGAGCTCCCGGCCTTCCCGGATGACATAGCGTTCGGGCCCAACATCTTCGCCCTCTCCTACGGCGACCCGGTGCCCGTGGCCAAGGCGCTCAAGGACATCGCGAGGGCCCGCGAGAACAAGTTCTTCAAGATCAAGGGAGGAATCCTCGACAATTCCCTTCTCAGCGTGGACCAGATCATGGCACTTGCGGACCTGCCGAGCAGGGACGTCCTCCTCGGACAGGTCGTTCGCACCATCGCAGCGCCCATCGCTGGCCTGCTCACGGTGCTCTCCGGCCCGGCAAGAGGGCTGGTCACGTGCCTCGACCAGATCAAGGAGCAAAAAGAGAAAGTCGCATAGAAACACGATATTCAGGGTGCAACCCCGGTTAAAACAATAAGGAGGAAACAGAATGACCCGCGATGAAATGATTCAGGCTATAGAGAACATGTCCGTCCTCGAGCTCTCTGAGCTCGTTAAAGCCCTCGAGGACAAGTTCGGAGTCTCCGCCTCCGCCCCGGCGATGGCGATGCCCATGATGGGCATGCCCGGTGCTGCGGCAGCCGCCCCCGAGGACGAGAAAACGGAGTTCGACGTCATCTACAAGGGCCCCGGCCCCAACAAGATCACCGTCATCAAGGTGGTCCGAGAGCTCACAGGCCTTGGTCTCAAGGAGGCCAAGGAGCTTGTCGACAATCCCCCCAGGCCCGTCAAGGAGGGCGTCACCAAGGAAGAGGCCGAGGAGGTCAAGAATAAGCTCGCCGAGGCAGGTGCCGACGTCGAGGTCAAGTAGAGAAGGTCAACCCGACCGTGCTATACTGAAGGCGGCGCATATGCGCCGCCTTTTTTCTTTTGGGGGTGATGCTTTGATCGACTGTCATGTACACGTGTATCCGCCCGAGGTGATCGACGGAGCGGCTGCGATAGGCGAGAGAGAGCCATACTTCGCCCTGCTCTCAGGCGGGAAGGTGCACAAGTGGGCGACCACGGAGGACGTGATATCCGCCATGGACAGGGACGGAATAGAAGTGTCCTGGATCTTCGGCTTC
The genomic region above belongs to Synergistaceae bacterium and contains:
- the rplK gene encoding 50S ribosomal protein L11, with translation MAKKVIGEIKLQLPAGKATPAPPIGPALGQHGVNIMEFVKQFNAKTADQVGLIIPAVITVYADRSFTFILKTPPASVLLKKAAGLELGSSEPNKTKVGSVPRAKVKEIAEIKKVDLNSYDVDAAMRMIEGTARSMGIEIVD
- a CDS encoding 50S ribosomal protein L10 — encoded protein: MPSKQKFEMVDDFKERLSRAQAVFVCEFRGMNVAQITKLRSDVRAAGGEMRVAKNTLVRIAMEEQELPAFPDDIAFGPNIFALSYGDPVPVAKALKDIARARENKFFKIKGGILDNSLLSVDQIMALADLPSRDVLLGQVVRTIAAPIAGLLTVLSGPARGLVTCLDQIKEQKEKVA
- the nusG gene encoding transcription termination/antitermination factor NusG — translated: MDSNEERRWYIVQTYTGYENRVKANIEQRIATMGMEDSIFNVLVPIETRVSVKDGKSKKITRKLFPSYVLVEMCLNDQSWYVVRHTPGVTGFVGSGNHPIPLTEKEVRDIMGKVGKDQVKPKIEINLRPGDVVRVKSGPFEGQAGPVVEIFPEKGKVKFSVTVFGRETSVETDYTELEKL
- the rplA gene encoding 50S ribosomal protein L1 — encoded protein: MAKLCKRLTEAHNKIEKGRQYTLKEGISLFKETATAKFDETMEIHIRLGVDPRHADQQVRSTVVLPHGTGKTKRVLVLAMGEKIREAEDAGADFVGGEDMVAKITGGWLDFDAVIATPDMMKSVGRLGKVLGPRGLMPSAKTGSVTFDIADAVKEIKAGKVEFRVDKSAIIHNAIGKKSFNDEQLFDNLKTILQAVLKARPASVKGAYVRSITLASSMGPGIKIDVAAAQKEIAGLD
- the rplL gene encoding 50S ribosomal protein L7/L12, encoding MTRDEMIQAIENMSVLELSELVKALEDKFGVSASAPAMAMPMMGMPGAAAAAPEDEKTEFDVIYKGPGPNKITVIKVVRELTGLGLKEAKELVDNPPRPVKEGVTKEEAEEVKNKLAEAGADVEVK